One Mesorhizobium sp. L-2-11 genomic region harbors:
- a CDS encoding putative sulfate exporter family transporter → MSLALTLSHAPEKMRPVLPGVIVAAALALAAGWIAGGLGEPLSRNPVLVAMLFGLLIGSSFACPDALRPGLDFTKRYLLRLAVVLVGFRITTRLFLDLGLMPLAVAAIELILMLTLLYAIARKLFRLDAEIALLVAVGSSVCGAAAILSMAALVRARDQSAGIAIALITLSGTVALLAYPVMFLGDWLPHLDDRLYGVFVGASIFELAQVYGASFAISDDALNTATLVKLSKVLMLVPLLLAASLVFRSRNKAHEAAPIPFPWFIVAFICVVMLNSEITLNPQLRRAILDVDQFLFLMVMIALGITTRVGRLGEAGGAWRLIGVGFVGVALSAALAYAALIPFSATFRAASPSSSLGAMLGSHGGRLFASIGCAKCHVPALEGSNGEVELYSDLLLHDMGPALDDKIVQGDAIGAEWRTAPLVGIRLRHRYLHDGRATTLRDAVFAHGGTAQIVRDRFFDLDETDRQALLDFVAKL, encoded by the coding sequence ATGAGCCTCGCCCTGACGCTCTCCCATGCGCCGGAAAAAATGCGCCCGGTATTGCCTGGTGTCATCGTTGCTGCGGCACTCGCCCTTGCGGCCGGCTGGATCGCCGGTGGGCTGGGCGAGCCGCTGTCGCGCAACCCGGTCCTGGTCGCCATGCTCTTCGGGCTGCTGATCGGCAGCAGTTTCGCCTGTCCGGACGCCTTGCGCCCGGGGCTCGACTTCACCAAGCGCTATCTGTTGCGGCTCGCCGTGGTGCTGGTCGGCTTCCGTATCACGACGCGGCTGTTCCTGGATCTGGGGCTCATGCCGCTCGCAGTGGCGGCCATCGAGCTGATCCTGATGCTGACGCTGCTCTACGCCATCGCGCGCAAGCTGTTCAGGCTCGACGCCGAGATCGCGCTGCTGGTCGCGGTCGGCAGCTCCGTCTGCGGCGCCGCGGCGATCCTCTCGATGGCCGCGCTCGTGCGTGCACGCGACCAGAGCGCCGGCATCGCCATCGCCTTGATCACGCTGAGCGGCACCGTGGCGTTGCTCGCCTATCCGGTCATGTTCCTGGGCGATTGGCTGCCGCATCTCGACGACCGCCTCTATGGCGTGTTCGTCGGGGCGAGCATTTTCGAGCTGGCGCAGGTCTACGGCGCCTCCTTCGCCATTTCCGACGACGCGCTGAACACCGCCACACTGGTCAAGCTCAGCAAAGTGCTGATGCTCGTCCCGCTTCTGCTGGCCGCCAGCCTGGTGTTTCGCAGCCGCAACAAGGCGCACGAGGCCGCGCCAATCCCGTTCCCGTGGTTCATCGTCGCGTTCATCTGCGTGGTGATGCTCAATTCGGAGATCACCCTCAATCCGCAACTGCGCCGCGCCATCCTCGATGTCGACCAGTTCCTGTTCCTGATGGTGATGATCGCGCTCGGCATCACCACCCGGGTCGGACGGCTCGGAGAGGCCGGCGGCGCCTGGCGCCTGATCGGCGTCGGTTTCGTCGGGGTGGCTCTGTCGGCGGCCCTGGCCTATGCTGCGCTGATCCCGTTCTCGGCGACCTTCCGGGCCGCATCACCCTCATCGAGCCTAGGCGCGATGCTTGGCAGCCATGGCGGACGGCTTTTCGCCTCGATCGGCTGCGCCAAATGCCATGTGCCGGCGCTGGAGGGCAGCAACGGCGAAGTTGAGCTGTACTCCGACCTTTTGCTGCACGACATGGGGCCAGCGCTCGACGACAAGATCGTCCAGGGCGATGCCATCGGCGCCGAATGGCGGACCGCACCACTCGTCGGCATCCGCCTGCGCCACCGTTACCTGCACGACGGCCGTGCGACAACGCTGCGCGATGCCGTCTTCGCCCATGGCGGCACGGCGCAGATCGTGCGCGACCGCTTCTTCGACCTGGACGAGACAGACCGCCAGGCACTCCTCGATTTCGTGGCGAAGCTATGA
- a CDS encoding 4-hydroxyphenylacetate 3-hydroxylase family protein gives MIKTGAQHIEMLRDSRVVYINGQTAGDVTTHPAFRQTIRSVGALYDFQARSDNRELMTFEVPESGGQRANRIWQLPRSHADLVERRKALEAWTELHCGFLGRAPDHVASCISGMFMGIEVFEAYDKARAAALADYYRYARDNELYLTYVIINPQADRSKSAGEQQDRFLTAGVVDHDAAGLTIRGAKMLATGGIMANEVLVTCIQPLRDGDEPYAVSFAVPMNAGGLKILSRKSYEEGAVSVFDNPLASRFDENDAVLYFDDVKVPWDRVFINQDIAMCQRQFHATPAHVFQNYQAQIRLMVKMRFLVGIARRIAETNGVINFPQVRETLGGLAAQNTMVDALVHAMEVKGRMQGAYFVPDAHTLYSAQVLTQQLYAEVILALRELAGGGLIMLPSSVQDFADPELHNLIEKTQQSPVASSEGRVKFFKLAWDAVGSEFASRHTQYEMFYAGATFVTKGHSFRTFDWDRCTQLVDHMLDSYSLEDEVDRAALAAA, from the coding sequence ATGATCAAGACCGGGGCGCAGCATATCGAGATGCTGAGAGATAGCAGGGTAGTTTATATCAATGGCCAGACGGCTGGCGATGTCACCACTCATCCCGCCTTCCGCCAGACCATCCGCTCGGTCGGCGCGCTGTATGATTTTCAGGCGCGGTCGGACAACCGGGAACTGATGACCTTCGAGGTCCCCGAAAGCGGCGGGCAGCGGGCCAACCGCATTTGGCAGTTGCCGCGCAGCCACGCCGACCTCGTCGAGCGGCGCAAAGCGCTGGAAGCTTGGACGGAGCTTCATTGTGGGTTTCTTGGCCGCGCGCCGGATCATGTCGCCTCCTGCATTTCCGGCATGTTCATGGGGATCGAGGTCTTCGAGGCTTACGACAAGGCGCGCGCCGCGGCACTTGCCGACTATTACCGATACGCCCGGGACAATGAGCTCTATCTCACCTATGTCATCATCAATCCGCAGGCCGACCGCTCGAAGTCCGCGGGTGAGCAGCAGGACCGCTTCCTCACCGCCGGCGTCGTCGACCACGACGCTGCAGGCCTGACGATCCGCGGCGCCAAGATGCTGGCAACCGGCGGCATCATGGCAAACGAGGTGCTCGTCACCTGCATCCAGCCGCTGCGCGATGGCGATGAGCCCTATGCGGTGTCCTTCGCCGTGCCGATGAATGCCGGCGGACTGAAGATCCTGTCGCGCAAATCCTACGAGGAAGGCGCCGTCAGCGTCTTCGACAATCCGCTTGCCAGCCGCTTCGACGAGAACGACGCTGTGCTTTACTTCGACGACGTGAAAGTTCCCTGGGACCGCGTCTTCATCAACCAGGACATCGCCATGTGTCAGCGGCAGTTCCATGCCACCCCGGCGCATGTCTTCCAGAATTATCAGGCACAGATCCGCCTGATGGTGAAGATGCGCTTCCTTGTCGGCATCGCTCGGCGCATCGCCGAGACCAATGGCGTCATCAACTTTCCGCAGGTGCGCGAGACGCTGGGAGGGCTTGCGGCGCAGAACACCATGGTCGACGCGCTGGTGCACGCCATGGAGGTGAAGGGTCGCATGCAGGGCGCCTATTTCGTGCCCGATGCGCATACACTCTATTCGGCTCAGGTGCTCACACAGCAGCTCTATGCCGAGGTGATCCTGGCCTTGCGCGAGTTGGCGGGCGGCGGACTGATCATGCTGCCGTCCTCCGTCCAGGATTTCGCCGATCCGGAGCTGCACAATCTGATTGAAAAGACGCAGCAGTCGCCGGTTGCCTCGTCGGAGGGCCGGGTAAAATTCTTCAAGCTGGCCTGGGATGCGGTCGGCTCGGAATTCGCCTCGCGCCACACGCAATACGAGATGTTCTATGCCGGCGCCACCTTCGTGACTAAAGGGCACAGCTTCCGCACCTTCGACTGGGACCGCTGCACGCAGCTCGTCGACCACATGCTGGACAGCTATTCTCTGGAAGACGAGGTCGACCGCGCCGCTCTGGCTGCCGCCTGA
- a CDS encoding flavin reductase family protein yields MIIERETAFDVRAFRQALGQFPTGVCVVTCVADDEQLGMTMSSFNSLSLDPPLVLFSIDRRAASLPLWQKAAAYAVNVLSENQKEVSNRFSKPRSNKWEGVRFERGHSGAPVLPGVAALFDCEPWATHQTGDHVLFIARVKHFRSFADRQALVFSKGRYASLQPTEFTAPLWPLDIHY; encoded by the coding sequence ATGATCATTGAAAGGGAAACGGCTTTCGACGTGCGCGCGTTCCGTCAGGCGCTGGGACAGTTTCCGACTGGCGTTTGCGTCGTCACCTGTGTGGCCGATGACGAGCAGCTTGGCATGACGATGAGCTCGTTCAACTCGCTGTCTCTCGACCCGCCGCTCGTGCTGTTCAGCATCGACCGTCGTGCAGCGAGCCTGCCGCTCTGGCAGAAGGCCGCCGCTTACGCGGTCAATGTTCTTTCCGAGAACCAGAAGGAAGTTTCCAACCGCTTTTCCAAGCCGCGTTCCAACAAGTGGGAAGGAGTGCGGTTCGAGCGGGGCCACTCTGGCGCCCCGGTGCTGCCCGGCGTGGCGGCGCTGTTCGATTGCGAGCCGTGGGCCACGCACCAAACGGGCGACCACGTGCTGTTCATCGCCAGGGTGAAGCATTTCCGGTCCTTTGCCGACCGGCAGGCGCTGGTTTTCAGCAAGGGGCGCTACGCATCACTGCAGCCAACGGAGTTCACGGCGCCGCTTTGGCCGCTCGACATCCACTACTGA
- a CDS encoding GntR family transcriptional regulator translates to MSKRYQSQRPAIGQRADAAQDVVYRWLKQHVLTLPSREGTFLTEAEVCRETGTSRTPVREALLRLEADGLLQIVPKKGAYVPPITETEIEAVMQARSLVEEWCARQAAGFGNMLAVELDRQVALQVEVQHDPVAFIERDREFHRTIVRAAGNPVLADFYEGLRDRQLRMGVHAITISGGRGDSVLAEHAAIVEGIRRGQPEQAAAAVAQHLARTLVALRLPTAAGWGSVATARMPAVAAQ, encoded by the coding sequence ATGAGTAAACGCTATCAATCACAACGCCCTGCCATAGGCCAACGCGCCGATGCTGCGCAGGACGTCGTCTACCGCTGGCTGAAGCAGCATGTGCTGACCTTGCCTAGCCGCGAGGGCACGTTCCTTACCGAGGCGGAGGTTTGCCGCGAGACGGGAACGTCGCGGACGCCGGTGCGCGAGGCGCTGTTGAGGCTCGAAGCAGACGGCCTCCTGCAGATCGTGCCGAAAAAGGGCGCTTATGTACCGCCGATCACCGAGACGGAGATCGAAGCGGTCATGCAGGCCCGGAGCCTGGTGGAGGAGTGGTGCGCGCGGCAGGCCGCCGGCTTCGGCAACATGCTTGCCGTGGAACTCGACAGGCAGGTCGCCCTCCAGGTGGAGGTGCAGCACGACCCTGTTGCGTTTATTGAACGCGATCGGGAATTTCATCGCACGATCGTGCGCGCCGCCGGCAATCCGGTGCTCGCCGACTTCTATGAGGGCCTGCGCGACCGCCAGTTGCGGATGGGCGTGCACGCAATCACAATCTCTGGTGGGCGCGGCGACAGCGTGCTTGCCGAACATGCAGCGATCGTCGAGGGTATACGCCGCGGACAGCCCGAACAGGCGGCCGCAGCCGTTGCCCAGCATCTGGCGCGGACGCTGGTCGCCCTGCGGCTGCCGACGGCGGCAGGCTGGGGCTCGGTTGCAACGGCGCGTATGCCGGCTGTGGCGGCGCAGTGA
- a CDS encoding phosphoadenylyl-sulfate reductase, with amino-acid sequence MYEAVIAELNHLDGPDLLAPLVSDVFCGNIALVSSFGAESAVLLHMAAAIDRSLPVITLDTGKLFSETIAYRAQLTALLGLTDLRVVTPQTAVLRALDGAGSLHRRDPDRCCQIRKVVPLENTLTGFKAWISGRKRYHGGLRADVPTLEETDGRLKVDPLARFTRQQIEAYLDRYDLPRHPLLEKGYLSIGCAPCTVACGSADNPRAGRWSGLSKMECGIHRSPIAARNSAASAA; translated from the coding sequence ATGTATGAAGCCGTTATCGCAGAGCTGAACCATCTCGACGGACCCGACCTGCTGGCGCCGCTCGTCAGCGACGTGTTTTGCGGAAACATAGCGCTCGTGTCCTCGTTTGGCGCGGAATCCGCGGTGCTGCTGCATATGGCGGCCGCAATCGACCGTTCGCTCCCCGTCATTACGCTCGACACAGGAAAGTTGTTTTCGGAAACGATCGCCTATCGCGCGCAGCTGACGGCTCTGCTCGGCCTCACCGATCTGCGCGTCGTCACGCCTCAAACGGCTGTCTTGCGGGCGCTCGACGGCGCTGGATCGCTGCACCGCCGCGATCCAGACCGGTGCTGCCAGATCCGCAAGGTCGTGCCGCTCGAAAATACGCTGACCGGCTTCAAGGCCTGGATTTCCGGTCGCAAGCGATATCATGGCGGGCTTCGCGCGGATGTTCCGACGCTCGAGGAAACTGACGGACGCCTGAAGGTCGATCCGCTTGCCCGCTTCACCCGCCAACAGATCGAGGCCTATCTCGATCGCTATGATCTTCCCCGGCATCCGCTCCTCGAAAAAGGCTACCTCTCGATCGGCTGCGCGCCGTGCACGGTCGCGTGCGGCAGCGCGGACAATCCGCGCGCGGGCCGCTGGAGCGGACTGTCGAAGATGGAGTGCGGGATTCACCGGTCGCCCATTGCCGCTCGCAATTCGGCCGCGTCTGCTGCCTGA